In one window of Gudongella oleilytica DNA:
- the smc gene encoding chromosome segregation protein SMC, with amino-acid sequence MYLKKVDIQGFKSFAEKTEVEFNSKVTAIVGPNGSGKSNIADAIRWVLGEQSVKSLRGIKMEDVIFSGTEKRRALGFSEVTITFDNSSGKIPVEYGEVAVTRRMFRSGESEYYINKNACRLKDVRELFMDTGVGKEGYSIIGQGKIDEILSNKPEDRRNIFEEAAGIIKFKTRKQEALRKLEKTEVNLTRIGDLLHEIKNQKDQLKEEAEKASEFQRLFSQLRDLDVAMASREIKRIRSASEKLDVKESELIEEKNLLENEIESIAASFGNIKGSLDNAEKAIEDKRALKLESFQRNESIKNNIKLLQEKETYLQKEIDRYNREIYDLETSFSDGGSYLETSRIELLNLQKQINQLKDAWNIFESKKSELTKEIERLDSLSNTLRNEIMDHQTRIFSLKSEAGTTISFTENIKRRMTQLQEEISIIQSDINDKIDSKNRLGRELDRFRQKLRYGLDLLAKEEKELSSRCKSTSVLEENIYDKDKTLNNLTATLKLYEAMEKDFEGYYGSVKAIAIKANEDKEFANGYVGLVADLFNVEERYLKAIEIALGSNLQNIVVNNEETAKRFIGYLKDSNKGRATFMPVSSIKGSRLVVDNNILSSKGYIGVASSLIDCDSQLKEIFIQLLGRTLIFDCIDSAIEYSKRFSYKSKIVTLDGDVINPGGSLTGGSTNSRATSILSRKQAIETIKVETANLILELSSLRKTLEAENRIIKHLNNKINEIQEENKNQHSEILDCEKLFDLTDLDIERLNAELDKKTNELKALQHELSNLKNSLDKLNTELSEASMSLEKKINISRANEENLIALRGDLEKLINEITDIRLNINILENSSFTLESQISQFDISEKDTRISLENKKNELRSIENQIIANRNEIENLKLIISNGQEEDIKDAGELEQLLQSKDKLMDSFYELQERNRILAQRLAKVDREIDKLDMDRSRFDIQIESMTERMQTDYDLDIDAVLAFNISIENVREEQNTIKELRSRIKELGNVNIGAIEDYKNSVERFQFLTAQLNDLNSAREDIQLVIRDMEKKMRHQFKKSFDEINEKFQHTFSILFNGGKARLELEGGEDILTSGIEIMAQPPGKKLQSLMLLSGGEKSLTAVALLFAILKTKPSPFCILDEIDAALDEANISRYTNYLKTFDDDTQFVLITHRKTTMEIADILYGVTMEEEGVSRLISLRLKDYSEAG; translated from the coding sequence TTGTATCTGAAGAAAGTTGATATCCAGGGATTTAAATCCTTTGCGGAAAAAACCGAAGTCGAGTTTAACAGCAAGGTGACCGCGATCGTCGGCCCAAATGGAAGCGGGAAGAGCAATATCGCTGACGCTATTAGATGGGTTCTTGGAGAGCAAAGCGTCAAGAGCTTAAGAGGTATCAAAATGGAGGATGTTATTTTTTCTGGGACTGAGAAACGAAGAGCCCTTGGTTTCTCTGAGGTAACTATTACCTTCGATAATAGCTCCGGGAAGATCCCAGTAGAGTACGGGGAAGTTGCGGTTACACGAAGGATGTTCAGATCCGGAGAGAGTGAGTACTATATAAACAAAAATGCCTGTCGTTTGAAGGATGTGCGGGAGCTTTTTATGGATACAGGCGTAGGCAAGGAAGGCTATTCGATCATTGGTCAGGGGAAGATCGACGAAATATTGTCCAACAAGCCTGAAGACAGAAGAAATATATTTGAGGAAGCCGCCGGAATAATCAAGTTCAAAACCAGGAAACAAGAAGCGCTGAGAAAACTAGAGAAGACAGAAGTCAATCTTACCAGAATAGGAGATCTTCTCCACGAGATAAAAAATCAAAAGGATCAGCTTAAAGAGGAAGCCGAGAAAGCGAGTGAATTTCAACGATTATTCAGCCAACTTCGCGATCTTGACGTTGCTATGGCTTCAAGAGAAATAAAGAGAATAAGGTCTGCATCTGAAAAACTGGATGTCAAGGAATCTGAGCTTATTGAAGAAAAAAATCTTCTGGAAAACGAAATAGAATCGATTGCAGCTTCATTTGGTAACATAAAGGGGAGTCTTGATAATGCTGAAAAGGCCATAGAGGATAAAAGGGCACTGAAACTTGAGAGCTTTCAACGAAATGAAAGCATTAAGAACAACATCAAGCTACTCCAGGAGAAGGAAACCTATCTACAGAAAGAAATCGACAGGTATAATCGCGAAATCTATGATCTGGAGACATCTTTTTCAGATGGAGGAAGTTACCTCGAAACATCGAGAATAGAACTATTAAACCTGCAGAAGCAAATAAACCAACTTAAGGATGCTTGGAATATATTTGAAAGCAAAAAATCTGAGTTAACTAAGGAAATAGAGAGACTGGATTCTCTATCCAATACTTTACGTAATGAAATAATGGATCACCAGACACGAATATTTTCTCTTAAAAGTGAAGCAGGAACTACAATATCATTTACTGAGAATATTAAAAGGAGGATGACTCAGCTCCAGGAAGAAATAAGCATTATCCAAAGTGATATCAACGATAAAATCGATTCAAAAAATAGACTTGGACGTGAACTTGATAGGTTCAGACAAAAATTGAGATACGGCTTGGACCTGCTGGCCAAGGAAGAGAAAGAGCTTTCCTCGCGTTGCAAGTCAACAAGTGTTTTAGAGGAGAACATTTACGATAAGGACAAGACTCTAAACAACCTTACTGCGACCTTAAAACTCTATGAGGCTATGGAAAAGGATTTTGAGGGTTATTACGGAAGTGTTAAGGCTATAGCAATTAAGGCAAATGAAGACAAAGAATTTGCTAATGGCTATGTGGGATTGGTAGCAGATTTATTTAATGTTGAGGAGCGATATCTTAAAGCAATTGAGATTGCCTTGGGGAGCAATTTACAAAACATTGTGGTAAATAATGAAGAAACTGCCAAAAGATTTATTGGCTATTTGAAGGATTCCAATAAGGGAAGAGCAACATTCATGCCAGTCAGCTCAATAAAGGGAAGCAGGTTAGTTGTTGACAACAATATATTATCATCTAAGGGATACATAGGTGTCGCAAGCAGCCTAATCGATTGCGACAGTCAATTAAAGGAAATATTCATTCAACTCCTTGGCAGGACCTTGATATTCGACTGTATTGATAGCGCAATTGAATACTCTAAGAGATTTTCGTATAAGAGCAAGATAGTAACTTTGGATGGAGATGTAATAAATCCAGGCGGGAGTCTGACTGGAGGGAGCACCAATTCAAGAGCTACTTCGATTCTTAGCAGAAAACAAGCAATAGAGACCATCAAAGTTGAAACTGCAAATTTGATTCTTGAATTGTCATCTTTAAGGAAAACCCTTGAAGCCGAGAATAGAATTATCAAACACCTTAACAACAAAATCAACGAAATTCAAGAGGAAAATAAAAATCAGCATAGCGAGATACTGGACTGTGAGAAACTTTTCGATTTGACTGACCTTGATATTGAACGGCTCAATGCCGAATTGGATAAGAAAACAAACGAGCTTAAAGCGCTACAGCATGAGTTGAGTAATCTAAAAAATAGTTTGGATAAATTAAATACAGAACTATCAGAGGCTTCTATGTCCCTTGAGAAAAAAATAAATATTTCGAGAGCCAATGAAGAAAATCTGATCGCACTTCGTGGCGATTTGGAAAAATTAATTAATGAAATCACTGATATTAGACTTAATATCAACATTCTAGAAAACAGCTCATTTACATTAGAGTCACAAATCAGTCAATTTGATATAAGCGAAAAAGATACCCGAATTTCTTTAGAAAACAAGAAGAATGAATTGCGTTCCATAGAAAACCAGATCATAGCGAACCGAAACGAGATTGAAAACCTGAAGCTTATAATATCTAACGGTCAGGAAGAGGATATCAAGGATGCTGGAGAGCTTGAACAACTACTGCAATCTAAGGACAAGTTAATGGATTCCTTTTATGAGCTTCAGGAAAGGAACAGAATACTTGCTCAGAGACTTGCAAAGGTAGATAGGGAAATTGACAAGCTTGACATGGACAGATCAAGATTTGACATCCAAATTGAGTCAATGACTGAAAGAATGCAAACAGACTACGATCTGGATATTGATGCAGTTTTAGCCTTCAATATTTCAATTGAAAATGTGCGGGAAGAGCAAAATACCATTAAGGAGCTTAGATCAAGGATAAAGGAACTAGGAAATGTGAATATAGGTGCGATAGAAGATTATAAGAATTCTGTCGAAAGATTCCAGTTCCTAACTGCACAATTGAATGACTTGAATTCAGCTCGTGAGGATATCCAATTGGTTATCAGAGACATGGAGAAGAAAATGAGGCACCAATTTAAGAAATCCTTTGACGAAATAAATGAGAAATTTCAGCATACCTTCTCCATTCTGTTCAATGGCGGAAAGGCGAGATTGGAGTTGGAGGGAGGAGAAGATATTCTCACCTCAGGAATCGAGATAATGGCCCAACCTCCCGGTAAGAAACTTCAAAGTTTAATGCTTTTATCTGGTGGTGAGAAATCACTCACAGCTGTTGCCTTATTGTTCGCAATCCTTAAGACCAAGCCATCGCCCTTCTGTATCCTTGATGAAATAGATGCAGCTCTCGATGAGGCAAATATAAGCAGGTACACAAACTATCTTAAAACCTTTGATGATGATACTCAGTTTGTTTTAATAACCCACAGAAAAACAACAATGGAGATAGCGGATATACTTTACGGGGTTACTATGGAGGAAGAAGGAGTTAGCAGACTTATTTCGCTTAGACTTAAGGATTACAGCGAGGCTGGATAG